In the genome of Bryobacteraceae bacterium, one region contains:
- a CDS encoding sensor histidine kinase codes for MRDTQFELRTSTARLLAGLIVTLLVIGAYAAYTLRSVRRMREMQTSIVERNRLASLQLIRIQNDLNSLGLSLRDMMERDDYPLSAWHPSLQRIHQNLDDAIAREAELSGGWRPGEQTIYLQTSFNDFWRSVDAAFATADDTQLRGAIRATLQPRQEALTSLVARLLVENNERDSQAAVEARKIYAEIERNAYLLLGFSVAFITITSLGLIRSNRTVLARLSALARERRELAQQLIATQESTFRSISRDLHDEFGQILTAVGALLRRAARLAPSPEFVAEVQEVNVAVQDSLEKIRSLSQSLQPVILEEQGWLEAVSWRLKNFERHTGIAVRAVLPRETIELPAEKGIHVYRIVQEALNNVARHSGANRADVRIECVDDRVRVTVEDAGRGIGEESLAGVGLAGMQERAELLGGELTIGPGGGGAGTRVRLEFGMPETVEPGIGSREALRGQE; via the coding sequence ATGCGGGATACGCAATTCGAGTTGCGGACCTCCACGGCAAGGCTTCTGGCGGGGCTCATCGTAACCCTGCTGGTGATCGGCGCGTACGCGGCCTATACGCTACGCTCCGTGCGCCGCATGCGGGAGATGCAGACAAGCATCGTCGAACGAAACCGGCTGGCGTCCCTGCAGTTGATCCGCATCCAGAACGACCTCAACTCCCTGGGCCTTTCGCTTCGCGACATGATGGAACGAGACGACTACCCGCTGAGCGCCTGGCATCCGTCCCTGCAGCGGATCCACCAGAATCTCGACGACGCCATCGCGCGCGAGGCCGAGCTGAGCGGCGGCTGGAGACCGGGAGAGCAAACAATCTACCTGCAAACCTCGTTCAACGATTTCTGGCGTTCGGTGGACGCCGCCTTCGCCACAGCGGACGACACCCAGCTTCGCGGCGCGATTCGCGCGACCTTGCAGCCCCGGCAGGAAGCGTTGACATCGCTGGTGGCGCGGCTGTTGGTGGAGAACAACGAGCGGGATTCGCAGGCGGCGGTGGAAGCGCGGAAGATCTATGCCGAGATCGAGCGCAACGCCTATCTGCTCTTAGGCTTTTCGGTAGCGTTCATCACGATCACCAGCCTCGGGCTGATCCGCTCGAATCGCACCGTTCTGGCGCGGCTGTCGGCGCTGGCGCGGGAGCGCCGCGAACTGGCGCAGCAGTTGATTGCGACCCAGGAATCCACCTTCCGCAGCATCTCTCGCGACCTTCACGACGAATTCGGCCAGATACTCACCGCCGTGGGCGCGCTGCTGCGCCGGGCGGCTCGCCTCGCTCCATCGCCGGAGTTCGTGGCGGAGGTGCAGGAAGTAAACGTCGCCGTTCAGGATTCGCTCGAGAAGATCCGTTCACTATCGCAATCGCTGCAACCGGTGATTCTGGAAGAGCAAGGATGGCTGGAAGCGGTGAGCTGGCGCCTGAAGAACTTTGAGCGCCACACTGGCATCGCGGTGCGGGCGGTGCTGCCCCGGGAGACCATCGAACTGCCCGCCGAGAAGGGCATCCACGTTTACCGGATCGTACAGGAGGCCCTGAACAACGTGGCGCGGCATTCCGGCGCGAATCGTGCCGACGTGCGGATCGAGTGCGTGGACGATCGGGTTCGCGTAACGGTGGAGGACGCGGGCCGCGGCATCGGCGAGGAGTCGCTGGCCGGGGTCGGCCTGGCTGGGATGCAGGAGCGCGCCGAGTTGCTCGGAGGGGAATTGACCATCGGTCCGGGCGGCGGCGGCGCGGGGACACGGGTGAGGCTCGAGTTCGGGATGCCGGAGACGGTGGAGCCGGGCATCGGCTCGCGGGAGGCCCTGCGTGGTCAAGAGTAA
- a CDS encoding MFS transporter, translated as MPPPGTSASEALSSEESSLAYPGWRVALAAHLGTMVSFASLLVFTFGIFLKPLTAEFAWSREEVSRALAIAAMTVAAVSPFLGWALDRWGPRPVVLPCFVLFAAGLAALSRLSGHLWELYSAFFVIGLAGNGTTQMGYGGAVASWFTRRRGLALACVLMGVGVGSIVNPILAERCIETLGWRSAYLAMAVLALALGIPPTAAWVRRREVTGLGRRKAARGVRKELLSREYGVLVVVLFLSSIAANGTLAHMAAHLTDRGMRPSDAAVATAVLGGANLAGRLLTGWLLDRLFGPHLSFWLLILMAAGFALLTVADSMPLAIFAAVLVGLGLGGEADVTPYLLTRYFGLESFSVLYGVTWTFYAVGGGAGPVVFGRVFDVSGSYNVVLHSAAAITVVAAVLMFAMRRYPSGEGRFEEL; from the coding sequence GTGCCGCCACCGGGTACGTCCGCAAGTGAGGCGCTCTCGAGCGAAGAGAGTTCCCTCGCGTATCCGGGATGGCGCGTCGCGCTGGCGGCGCACTTGGGCACGATGGTCAGCTTCGCGTCGCTGCTCGTCTTCACGTTCGGCATCTTTCTCAAGCCGCTGACGGCCGAGTTCGCATGGAGCCGCGAAGAGGTTTCGCGGGCGCTGGCAATCGCCGCCATGACGGTAGCGGCCGTGTCGCCGTTCCTTGGGTGGGCGCTGGACCGGTGGGGTCCCCGCCCTGTCGTATTGCCATGTTTTGTATTGTTCGCCGCGGGACTGGCGGCTCTCAGCCGGCTCTCGGGACACTTATGGGAGCTCTACTCCGCGTTCTTCGTGATCGGCCTGGCCGGCAACGGCACCACCCAGATGGGTTACGGCGGAGCCGTGGCGAGTTGGTTCACGCGGCGGCGAGGGCTGGCGCTTGCGTGCGTGCTGATGGGCGTGGGGGTGGGTTCGATCGTCAATCCGATTCTCGCCGAGCGCTGCATCGAAACGCTCGGCTGGCGGTCTGCCTACCTGGCGATGGCGGTTCTGGCGTTGGCTCTCGGCATTCCACCGACGGCGGCGTGGGTGCGGCGGCGTGAGGTGACGGGACTGGGCCGACGGAAGGCGGCTCGCGGGGTACGAAAGGAGTTGCTCAGCCGCGAATACGGCGTGCTGGTGGTGGTGCTCTTCCTTAGTTCGATCGCTGCCAACGGCACGCTGGCGCACATGGCGGCCCATCTCACCGACCGCGGTATGCGACCGAGCGACGCCGCGGTGGCGACGGCGGTGCTTGGCGGCGCCAACCTCGCCGGCCGCCTGCTCACGGGCTGGCTGCTGGACCGCCTTTTCGGCCCCCATCTCTCCTTCTGGCTGCTCATCCTGATGGCCGCGGGGTTCGCCCTGCTGACGGTGGCCGATTCGATGCCGCTTGCGATCTTCGCGGCGGTATTGGTCGGCCTGGGCCTCGGCGGCGAAGCCGACGTGACGCCGTATCTGCTGACCCGCTACTTTGGGCTGGAATCGTTCTCCGTGCTCTATGGCGTCACCTGGACTTTCTACGCCGTCGGTGGCGGCGCCGGTCCGGTCGTGTTCGGGCGGGTATTCGATGTCTCGGGCAGCTACAATGTGGTCTTGCACTCGGCGGCCGCGATCACCGTAGTGGCGGCGGTTCTCATGTTCGCGATGCGGCGCTACCCGTCCGGTGAAGGACGCTTCGAAGAACTCTGA
- a CDS encoding peroxidase, producing the protein MDFYYWAHPRIAVQFASMDPMHLPDVEANPQPSPWARAIEAMRRSGADYPQIWHLFAYKPVATEHLAKFTQAVLRDDAPLTPGFRELIAAYTSRRNHCPF; encoded by the coding sequence GTGGATTTCTACTATTGGGCGCATCCCCGGATTGCGGTACAGTTTGCGTCCATGGACCCGATGCACCTCCCGGATGTGGAGGCGAATCCACAGCCATCGCCATGGGCGCGCGCGATCGAGGCGATGCGGCGCTCGGGCGCCGACTATCCGCAAATCTGGCATCTGTTCGCGTACAAGCCCGTGGCAACGGAACACCTGGCGAAGTTCACTCAGGCGGTCCTGCGTGACGATGCACCGTTGACGCCCGGCTTTCGGGAGTTGATCGCGGCTTATACGTCGAGGCGCAACCATTGTCCGTTTTGA
- a CDS encoding carbohydrate-binding family 9-like protein, whose product MFRCVILLAGLTSAAMAQTLPRYEIYRAAGRISIDGKLDEPAWRQAPAAGDFHFNWWKEGEKEQTIAKMLWDDENLYVSYDCRDKHIAAEVVERHGPVSLDDAVEIFISPNPGKVRNYYGFEMNAIGTSLNFIRADWRKDGFQWEPEGVRLRTTFQGVRIKQDSPDDTHWILELAIPLANFAKDAAHTPPAEGDEWRLNLNRAGGKTNAQFSTWSPVGTDRPNFHQPDSFGFVRFVNRPPVKMESYDAVNPGKVVIERPTLICLGFEWPVSGDDNRNSSVELSYRKAGDADWKRGMPLLRMGGEQVLRPDLGVDYTVPEMFAGSILDLQPDTEYEVRLRMQDPDGVGGDAVQTVKARTRGEPRAARNGRVLHVYPPGWTGPKEEPSFTGLKKAYFGSGNGDWSVLSERRVRSGDIIVVHAGLYKGDRMRYSEPTGLDFDGTYHLTAKGTPRRPIVIRAAGDGEVIFDGDGAHTLFDVMAADYHIFEGLTIRNADIAFQAGIKDVAGSKGLTVRRCRIEEVGIAVNAQFAGSHDFLITDNVMLGRDDHYRLLGWYNPGIYGGNLLKSYHAVKVYGGGHVVSHNYIAYFHDGISVCTHGTPDREEDHRASSIDFYNNDIHLMADDFIEADGGVHNIRVMRNRGVNAGQCGLSAQPVYGGPAYYIRNVLYHVPTGCGLKFNVKPTGMVLYHNTMITEALPGDIFSNTHTRNNLFLGTDAPNRALFLFSNATSYSTFDYNGYRPGPKSTEPYRWVAPKAGVQRDYGLSRSGARGFASLADLRAATGQESHGLELDYDAFENLRPPDASKPHAIYRAEDLDFRLAPGGKAVDGGVRIPNVNDGFSGKAPDLGAYEAGQETPSYGPRPQP is encoded by the coding sequence ATGTTTCGCTGCGTGATCCTGCTGGCCGGCCTGACTTCTGCCGCCATGGCTCAGACACTACCGCGGTATGAGATCTACCGCGCGGCCGGGCGAATCTCGATCGACGGCAAGCTCGACGAGCCGGCATGGCGGCAGGCGCCCGCCGCCGGGGACTTCCACTTCAACTGGTGGAAGGAGGGGGAGAAAGAGCAGACGATCGCGAAGATGCTCTGGGACGATGAGAACCTGTACGTGAGCTACGACTGCCGCGACAAGCACATCGCCGCGGAGGTGGTGGAGCGGCACGGCCCGGTTTCGCTCGACGACGCGGTGGAGATCTTTATCAGCCCGAATCCGGGAAAGGTTCGCAACTACTACGGCTTCGAAATGAACGCCATCGGCACGTCGTTGAACTTCATCCGGGCGGATTGGCGGAAAGACGGCTTCCAGTGGGAACCCGAAGGAGTGCGGCTCCGCACCACGTTCCAGGGCGTGCGAATCAAGCAGGATTCGCCGGACGACACGCACTGGATTCTCGAGTTGGCGATCCCGCTCGCCAACTTCGCGAAGGACGCCGCTCATACGCCTCCGGCCGAAGGAGACGAGTGGCGTCTGAACCTGAACCGGGCCGGCGGAAAGACGAACGCGCAGTTCAGCACGTGGTCGCCGGTGGGAACCGACCGCCCGAACTTTCATCAGCCCGACTCGTTCGGCTTTGTGCGTTTTGTCAATCGGCCTCCGGTGAAGATGGAATCCTACGACGCCGTCAATCCAGGCAAGGTGGTGATCGAGCGGCCGACTCTGATCTGCCTGGGCTTCGAGTGGCCCGTTTCGGGCGACGACAACCGGAACTCGTCTGTGGAGCTGAGCTACCGGAAGGCGGGAGACGCCGATTGGAAGCGAGGAATGCCGCTCCTGCGCATGGGCGGGGAGCAGGTGCTGCGGCCGGATCTCGGCGTCGACTACACGGTCCCTGAGATGTTCGCAGGCAGCATTCTCGATCTGCAGCCGGATACCGAGTACGAGGTGCGGCTGCGCATGCAGGATCCGGACGGCGTAGGGGGCGATGCGGTACAGACGGTGAAGGCGCGCACTCGCGGCGAACCACGCGCGGCGCGAAACGGCCGGGTGTTGCACGTCTATCCCCCCGGATGGACGGGACCGAAAGAAGAGCCCTCATTCACGGGACTGAAGAAGGCGTATTTCGGTTCCGGCAACGGAGATTGGTCCGTGTTGAGTGAGCGGCGCGTACGGTCCGGCGACATCATCGTGGTGCACGCCGGTTTGTACAAGGGCGACCGGATGCGCTACTCCGAACCGACCGGCCTCGATTTCGACGGCACGTATCATCTGACGGCGAAGGGCACGCCGCGGCGGCCGATCGTGATTCGCGCCGCGGGCGACGGAGAAGTGATCTTCGATGGCGACGGCGCGCACACGCTGTTCGACGTGATGGCCGCGGATTATCACATCTTCGAGGGCTTGACGATCCGCAACGCCGACATCGCGTTTCAGGCGGGTATCAAGGACGTGGCCGGGTCAAAGGGCCTCACCGTGCGACGCTGCCGGATTGAAGAAGTGGGTATCGCCGTCAACGCGCAGTTCGCGGGTTCGCACGATTTCCTGATCACGGACAACGTGATGCTCGGGCGCGACGACCACTACCGGCTGCTCGGATGGTATAACCCCGGCATCTACGGCGGGAACCTGCTGAAGAGCTATCACGCCGTGAAGGTCTACGGTGGCGGACACGTGGTGAGTCACAACTACATCGCCTACTTTCACGACGGGATCTCGGTGTGCACGCACGGCACGCCGGACCGTGAGGAAGACCACCGCGCCTCCTCGATCGATTTCTACAACAACGATATCCATTTGATGGCGGACGATTTCATCGAAGCCGATGGCGGCGTGCACAATATCCGCGTGATGCGGAACCGCGGTGTGAATGCGGGCCAGTGCGGATTGAGCGCGCAGCCGGTCTACGGCGGCCCAGCCTACTATATCCGCAACGTGCTCTATCACGTGCCGACGGGTTGCGGGTTGAAGTTCAATGTGAAGCCCACGGGCATGGTGCTGTATCACAACACGATGATCACGGAAGCGCTGCCCGGCGACATTTTCTCAAACACACACACCCGGAACAATTTGTTTCTCGGCACCGACGCTCCGAATCGCGCGTTGTTTCTGTTTTCGAACGCGACGTCATACTCCACCTTCGACTACAACGGCTACCGGCCAGGTCCGAAATCGACGGAGCCGTATCGCTGGGTGGCGCCTAAGGCCGGCGTCCAGCGCGACTACGGTTTGAGCCGCTCTGGCGCCCGCGGCTTCGCCTCTCTGGCCGATCTTCGGGCGGCCACGGGGCAGGAGTCGCATGGCCTGGAACTCGACTACGACGCGTTTGAGAACCTGCGGCCTCCGGACGCATCCAAGCCGCACGCGATCTACCGGGCTGAGGATCTCGACTTCCGGCTTGCGCCCGGCGGCAAGGCCGTGGACGGGGGTGTCCGGATCCCGAACGTGAACGATGGTTTCTCGGGAAAAGCGCCGGATCTGGGCGCCTATGAGGCCGGGCAGGAAACGCCATCGTACGGCCCTCGGCCGCAGCCCTGA
- a CDS encoding Tex family protein, with protein MNSPLSPETLLYICAELKVTMQQLVATIGLLDEGGTVPFIARYRKEATGNLDEVQVRDIETKLAYFRELEERRASILASIEEQGKLTPELKARIEATMQRAELEDLYLPYKPKRRTKATISRERGLEPLALYMWNQAAGEQPLEAYAATFVDPEKEVPTVDGALEGARHIVAEWISENADFRKALRAMMMAEGIVVSRKALDAQDPEEKFKLYYDSREPAKTIPSHRMLAIRRGEASNILYFSIELEPESALNHLRSAIHREQGDWTPQLSLAIDDAWKRLLNTSIQTEVRLELKQRSDAEAIKVFRDNLENLLLAAPAGQLNVLAVDPGLRTGCKLAVIDETGKFLEHAVMYPHEPRNDAAGSARIVKDLVARHNVKAIAIGNGTASRETDAFVRGVLRDGGIAGVFPVVVSEAGASVYSASDIARKEFPELDLTVRGAISIGRRLQDPLAELVKIDPKSIGVGQYQHDVDQRQLGQSLEATVESCVNRVGVDLNTASWALLRYVAGITERTAQKIVEFRNENGRFRSRVQLMAVPGVGPKTFEQAAGFLRIRGGDNPLDMTAVHPESYLAVEQMSTAAGVEVNELIARPELVEQFASQGAQAALVGVFTWRDIVEELKKPGRDPRSQFVAPNFREELRELSDLQPGMTLEGVVTNVTRFGAFVDVGVHQDGLVHISELSNRYVQDPAEVVKVGQIVKVQVLSVDVKAKRIALSMKALMGPAPHAGRGPGGPRREAKPQPTMEDKLGQLASRWRTR; from the coding sequence ATGAACTCTCCCCTCTCACCGGAAACACTGCTCTATATCTGCGCCGAGTTGAAGGTCACCATGCAGCAACTGGTGGCCACCATCGGTCTTCTGGACGAAGGCGGCACGGTGCCGTTCATCGCCCGCTATCGAAAGGAGGCCACCGGCAACCTGGACGAAGTGCAGGTTCGCGACATCGAAACGAAGCTCGCCTACTTCCGCGAACTCGAAGAGCGGCGCGCCAGCATTCTCGCTTCGATCGAGGAGCAAGGCAAGCTCACGCCGGAACTGAAAGCGCGCATTGAGGCCACGATGCAGCGTGCTGAACTCGAGGATCTGTACCTTCCCTATAAGCCGAAGCGGCGCACCAAGGCCACCATCTCTCGCGAGCGCGGTCTGGAGCCGCTCGCTCTATATATGTGGAATCAGGCCGCCGGCGAACAGCCGCTCGAAGCCTACGCCGCCACGTTCGTCGATCCGGAGAAAGAAGTCCCCACCGTCGACGGCGCGCTGGAAGGCGCGCGCCATATCGTCGCCGAATGGATCAGCGAAAACGCGGATTTTCGCAAAGCCCTTCGCGCAATGATGATGGCGGAAGGAATCGTCGTCAGCCGCAAGGCGCTCGACGCTCAGGATCCGGAGGAGAAGTTCAAGCTGTACTACGATTCCCGCGAGCCGGCCAAAACCATCCCGTCCCACCGGATGCTCGCCATCCGGCGCGGCGAGGCGTCGAACATTCTCTACTTCTCCATCGAACTCGAACCGGAATCGGCGCTGAACCACCTGCGCAGCGCCATCCATCGCGAGCAAGGCGATTGGACGCCTCAATTGAGCCTCGCCATTGATGACGCCTGGAAACGTCTGCTGAATACGTCGATCCAGACCGAAGTGCGGCTGGAATTGAAACAGCGCTCGGACGCCGAAGCGATCAAGGTTTTCCGCGACAACCTGGAGAATCTGCTGCTCGCCGCGCCCGCGGGACAGCTAAACGTGCTCGCCGTCGATCCCGGTTTGCGCACCGGCTGCAAGCTCGCCGTCATTGATGAGACCGGCAAGTTCCTCGAGCACGCCGTCATGTACCCGCATGAGCCGCGGAATGACGCCGCCGGCTCCGCGCGAATCGTCAAGGATCTCGTCGCGCGCCACAACGTGAAGGCCATCGCGATCGGCAACGGTACCGCCTCACGCGAAACCGACGCCTTCGTTCGTGGCGTGCTCCGGGACGGTGGCATCGCCGGTGTGTTCCCGGTCGTCGTCAGCGAGGCCGGCGCTTCCGTGTATTCGGCTTCCGACATCGCGCGCAAGGAGTTCCCCGAGCTCGACCTCACCGTCCGTGGCGCGATCTCCATCGGGCGGCGCCTCCAGGACCCGCTCGCCGAACTCGTCAAGATCGATCCGAAGTCGATCGGCGTCGGCCAGTATCAGCACGATGTCGACCAGCGCCAACTCGGCCAGTCCCTCGAGGCGACCGTGGAAAGCTGCGTGAATCGCGTCGGCGTCGATCTCAACACCGCGTCGTGGGCGCTGCTCCGCTATGTGGCCGGCATCACCGAGCGAACCGCGCAGAAGATCGTCGAGTTCCGGAACGAGAATGGCCGGTTCCGCTCGCGTGTGCAGTTGATGGCCGTACCCGGAGTCGGCCCGAAGACCTTCGAGCAGGCAGCGGGCTTCCTGCGCATCCGCGGCGGTGACAACCCGCTCGACATGACGGCCGTGCATCCGGAATCCTACCTGGCCGTGGAGCAGATGTCGACGGCGGCGGGAGTGGAGGTGAACGAACTGATCGCACGGCCGGAATTGGTGGAGCAGTTCGCCTCGCAAGGCGCGCAGGCGGCGTTGGTGGGCGTCTTTACCTGGCGCGATATTGTCGAAGAACTGAAGAAGCCTGGACGCGATCCGCGCAGCCAGTTCGTAGCGCCGAACTTCCGCGAGGAACTGAGGGAACTCTCGGACTTGCAGCCGGGCATGACGCTCGAAGGCGTGGTGACCAACGTGACGCGCTTCGGCGCTTTCGTCGACGTCGGCGTGCATCAGGACGGCCTCGTCCACATCAGCGAACTTTCGAACCGCTATGTGCAGGACCCGGCCGAGGTCGTCAAGGTTGGGCAGATCGTCAAGGTACAGGTGCTTTCGGTGGATGTGAAAGCCAAGAGAATCGCGCTATCGATGAAGGCGCTGATGGGTCCCGCGCCGCACGCCGGCCGGGGTCCGGGCGGGCCCCGGCGCGAAGCAAAGCCGCAGCCGACGATGGAAGACAAGCTCGGGCAATTGGCGTCCCGCTGGCGGACGCGCTAG
- a CDS encoding c-type cytochrome: MKRIIAALAASLAWSADVPKTWDPKAVAELEVPLADPRYSPVHISEQLYYSMPERVIYKSYPVYHPDREPTGYREWLQAQEPQVAFAAADLKTKADWIRAGETVFQAAASFGPVFFGPDDVRNREFYEKTGTPVGSDGIMPFARWVVRKKGVVELGSMGCATCHTRVMADGAVIAGAQGNNPGDRQGAWMLRRAAAAMGEAKVVEQARRFARQFEMPWLDPDPNRRARTMTLAELLAAGEAIPPGVNARAHTSMFVPPQVPDLIGVGERRYLDHTGLVRQRTIGDLMRYTALVQDLMGLARYGGPAPDTLPKNASRFSDAQLYALAQYLYSLEPPPNPNRFDERAARGKKVFERERCARCHPAPLYTNNKLAPVEGFVPGGQARRFDVMAKGVGTDPRYALQSKKGTGFYKVPSIKGVWYRGPFEHNGRAATLEDWFDPARLREGYVPTGFKDAGGPGPVRGHEYGLRLEREARADLIAFLRTL; the protein is encoded by the coding sequence GTGAAACGAATCATTGCGGCGCTTGCCGCGAGCTTGGCGTGGAGCGCGGATGTCCCGAAGACGTGGGATCCAAAGGCAGTCGCGGAACTCGAGGTGCCGCTTGCCGATCCCCGCTACTCCCCCGTGCACATCTCCGAGCAGCTCTACTATTCAATGCCGGAGCGAGTGATCTATAAGAGCTACCCTGTCTACCATCCGGATCGCGAACCGACAGGATATCGGGAATGGCTCCAGGCGCAGGAGCCGCAAGTGGCGTTTGCAGCGGCGGATCTGAAGACCAAGGCCGATTGGATCCGGGCCGGCGAAACGGTGTTCCAGGCCGCGGCATCGTTCGGACCGGTGTTCTTCGGTCCGGACGACGTCCGCAATCGCGAGTTCTATGAGAAGACCGGCACGCCGGTGGGCTCCGACGGCATAATGCCGTTCGCGCGGTGGGTAGTGAGGAAGAAGGGCGTGGTGGAGCTGGGATCGATGGGCTGCGCCACCTGCCACACGCGCGTGATGGCCGATGGCGCCGTGATCGCCGGGGCGCAGGGGAACAATCCCGGCGACCGGCAGGGCGCATGGATGCTCCGGCGCGCGGCCGCGGCGATGGGCGAGGCGAAGGTGGTGGAGCAGGCGCGCCGGTTCGCCCGGCAGTTCGAGATGCCTTGGCTCGACCCGGATCCGAATCGCCGCGCACGGACCATGACGCTCGCCGAACTGCTGGCCGCCGGTGAGGCGATCCCGCCGGGCGTAAACGCGCGAGCGCACACCAGCATGTTCGTGCCGCCCCAGGTTCCCGACTTGATCGGCGTCGGAGAGCGGCGGTATCTCGATCACACCGGGCTCGTCCGGCAGCGCACCATCGGCGATCTGATGCGCTACACGGCTCTCGTGCAGGATCTGATGGGGTTGGCGCGCTACGGAGGCCCGGCGCCGGACACGCTTCCGAAGAACGCGTCGCGGTTCAGCGATGCCCAGCTCTATGCGCTGGCGCAGTATTTGTACTCGCTCGAGCCGCCGCCGAATCCGAATCGTTTCGATGAACGCGCGGCTCGCGGAAAGAAGGTGTTCGAACGCGAGCGCTGCGCGCGATGCCATCCGGCTCCGCTCTACACGAACAACAAGCTGGCGCCGGTGGAGGGGTTCGTTCCCGGCGGGCAGGCGCGCCGGTTCGACGTGATGGCGAAGGGCGTTGGCACCGACCCTCGCTACGCGCTGCAAAGCAAGAAAGGCACCGGATTCTACAAGGTCCCTTCGATCAAAGGCGTTTGGTATCGCGGACCGTTCGAGCACAACGGGCGCGCGGCGACGCTCGAAGATTGGTTCGATCCGGCTCGGCTCCGGGAGGGCTACGTTCCCACGGGCTTCAAGGATGCCGGCGGACCCGGTCCCGTTCGCGGTCACGAATACGGACTCAGGCTCGAGCGGGAGGCGCGCGCCGATCTGATCGCGTTTCTGAGGACGCTCTGA
- a CDS encoding DUF1080 domain-containing protein — translation MKTASVVFLAFAVCAVVQAQKANTLTDAEKSDGWVLLFDGSTFDGWDDPGKRRPPADSWTIEDGAIKSRAHPRIREDLMTKALYGDFELVFDWKISPGGNSGVKYQIQDKILLDRGKLNTSLKTFEEQLGWEILHPVADRAHLKGQGEEYVVAFEYQVIDDAGHADARRGAKYQAGALYSMVPPTRQMAKPVGQYNTSRVVKRGAHVEHWLNGEKVVDTMLDAPEIIEGADKRWKGVPRVHDGLTKRPKARTPIGLQNHGDVAWFRNIKIRPR, via the coding sequence ATGAAAACCGCGTCTGTTGTCTTCCTTGCCTTCGCCGTCTGCGCCGTCGTCCAAGCCCAGAAGGCGAACACACTCACCGACGCCGAAAAGTCGGACGGGTGGGTGCTCTTATTCGACGGCAGTACGTTCGACGGATGGGACGACCCCGGAAAGCGCCGCCCGCCCGCCGACTCCTGGACGATCGAAGACGGCGCCATCAAGTCTCGCGCGCACCCGAGGATCCGCGAGGATCTCATGACCAAGGCCCTCTACGGCGATTTCGAACTGGTGTTCGATTGGAAGATCTCTCCGGGCGGGAACAGCGGGGTGAAATACCAGATCCAGGACAAGATCCTGCTTGACCGTGGCAAGCTCAACACCAGCCTCAAGACGTTCGAAGAGCAACTCGGATGGGAGATCCTTCACCCCGTGGCGGACCGCGCGCACCTGAAGGGGCAAGGCGAGGAGTACGTCGTGGCCTTCGAGTATCAGGTCATCGACGACGCCGGCCACGCCGATGCCCGTCGCGGCGCGAAGTACCAGGCCGGCGCCCTTTACAGCATGGTTCCCCCGACCAGGCAGATGGCGAAGCCCGTGGGCCAGTACAACACCTCGCGCGTTGTGAAACGCGGCGCGCATGTCGAACATTGGCTGAACGGCGAGAAGGTGGTCGATACGATGCTGGACGCGCCAGAGATTATCGAGGGCGCGGACAAGCGTTGGAAGGGCGTGCCGCGAGTCCATGACGGCCTGACGAAGCGCCCCAAGGCCCGGACCCCGATCGGCCTGCAAAACCACGGTGACGTCGCCTGGTTTCGCAACATCAAGATCCGCCCGCGGTAG
- a CDS encoding NAD(P)H-binding protein — translation MRVVLFGATGMVGQGVLRECLLDPGVDFVVSIGRSPLATVDPKLAHIVHAPLTDFDALEPRLAGFDACFFCLGVASAGMSEAEYSRVTYDVTLAAAQTLARLNPAMTFVFVSGAGADSSEKGRLMWARVKGRAENAILRLPFQAAYAFRPGMIQPLHGIESRTPAYRRLYKIVGPLFPLLRRLLPNQILTTEQIGRAMLGVVRDGYPRRVLERHDILAAAGG, via the coding sequence ATGCGGGTCGTGCTGTTCGGCGCTACCGGGATGGTCGGGCAGGGCGTGTTGCGGGAGTGTCTGCTTGATCCGGGAGTCGACTTCGTTGTGTCGATCGGCCGTTCCCCGCTGGCCACGGTGGACCCCAAGCTCGCGCACATTGTTCACGCGCCGCTTACCGATTTCGACGCTCTCGAGCCGCGTCTTGCCGGTTTCGACGCGTGCTTCTTCTGTCTGGGCGTCGCCTCGGCCGGCATGTCCGAGGCCGAGTACTCTCGAGTTACCTACGATGTCACGCTGGCGGCGGCGCAAACGCTGGCGCGACTCAATCCGGCGATGACCTTCGTCTTTGTTTCCGGCGCCGGTGCGGACAGCTCGGAGAAGGGCCGTCTGATGTGGGCGCGGGTGAAGGGGCGAGCCGAGAACGCGATCCTTCGGCTTCCGTTTCAGGCGGCTTACGCGTTCCGGCCCGGCATGATTCAGCCGCTGCACGGAATCGAATCGCGGACGCCCGCTTACCGCAGGCTCTACAAGATAGTCGGGCCGCTGTTTCCGCTGCTGAGGCGCCTGCTGCCGAACCAGATTCTGACTACGGAGCAGATCGGGCGGGCGATGCTCGGGGTGGTCCGCGACGGCTACCCGCGGCGGGTTCTTGAGCGCCATGACATTCTCGCTGCGGCAGGCGGCTGA